GAATTCGTCACCAGCTCCTGGTACAAGTACACGGAAGGCCGGGACGCGGGCCTGGCCCCGTACGACGGGGAGACGAACGCGGATTACAACGGCCCCAGGCCGCCCTACAAGTGGCTCTCCGACCATCCGCAGTACACCTGGGTGAAAGCCCCGCGCTACGACGGCCACGCGATGGCCGTGGGCCCGAACGCCCGCATGATGATCGGCTACGCCCAGGGGGTGCCCGCCATCGTGGAGCGGGTGGACGCCGCCTGCGACAAGCTGGGGCTGCCGCGCGACAACGCCTTCATGAACTCCACGCTGGGCCGCGTGTACGGCCGCTCCCTGGACGCCCTGATCAACGTGGACATGATGGTGAACCAGCTCCAGGAGATGACGGACCGCATCAAGAACGGGGAAACCGCCACCTTCAACCCGGAAAAATGGGAGCCGGAAACCTGGCCCTCCTCCTGCAAGGGCGTGGGCTGGGTGGAAGCGCCCCGCGGCAGCCTGAGCCACTGGGTACGGATTGAAAACGGCCAGACGGTGAATTACCAGGCCGTGGTGCCCAGCACCTGGAACAGCTCCGGCCGCGACGCGGAGGGGCAGATGGGGCCGTACGAATATTCCCTGGCCCATACCGGAAAACACCCGCTGGTGGACCCCACCCGCCCGGTGGAACCCCTGCGCACCGTTCACAGCTATGACCCGTGCCAATCCTGCGCCGTCCACTTGTTTGACGAAGAAGGGGAGGCCATTCTGACCAGACAGGACCCGTGAAAACGACTCTTATCGACAAAGACCTCACCCTGGCGGTGGAGGACGCCATTCCGGCCAGCCCGGTTTACACGCCGGAGGAAATCCTGGCCCTGGCCGTGTGCGCCTCCCCCAACGGCAGCACGGACCCGGGGGACCTGGCCCTGCTCCACGCCGCGCGGGAACGGGGCGTGGCCCTGCCCTACGCCCAGCAGGAGAATTCCTGGGAGGCTCCCTCCCGGGAAAGGCCGTACAGCACGGCCATGCTGAAAGCCGCGGACAAGGAGGACGCCGCCCCCTTCATGGTGGCCCGCGGCAGCCTGAAGGCCCTGGAAAAGCTGTGTGAAGTCAGCCATCTGGAAAAAGAGCGCATGAACAAGGCTTTTGAGGAATACTCCCCCTCCGGCTTTGAACCCGTGGCCGTGGCCGTCCACCGGCCCGGCGCGCCGTGGCGCCTGCTGGGCGTGGTGCCCATGCATGCCATGAGAGACGTGCGCCGCCTTTCCATGGCCAAGGCCAATTTCCGCTACTTCCACGTCTGGGACTGGCCGCTGCGCGTGCTGCACTGGACCTGGGTGTTCTGCATCATCGGGCTGGCTTCCACCGGCATCTGCATTGCGGAAGGGTGGTTCCTGAAAATGGGGGACCTGCACGGGGCCTTCCAGTTCGGCACGCTCCGCTTCGTGCACTACGCGCTGGGGTGGACCCTGGTGGTGGTGATGATGCTGCGCTTCTCCTGCTTCTTCATGGCCTCCAACAAGTACCAGAGCTTCCGGGCCCTCTTCCCCATCTCCAGGCAGCAGTGGAAGGACCTCTTCACCACGGCGGTGGACTACGTGTTCGCCCGCAGTTATGACGGCCCCCGCTACATCGGCCACAATCCTTTACAGCAGTGGACGTACACGGGCGTCTACGTCCTGTTCACCACCATGGTGGTGACCGGGCTGGCCCTGTACGCCCTGTATGAGCCGCGCCACTGGTTCTACCACTGGTTCATGCCCCTGAACGACCTGATAGGGGTTCCGTACGTGCGCCTGGTGCACCTGATCGGCATGTGGTGCTTCATCATCTTCGCCATGGTTCACGTGTACCTTTCCATCCTCTCCGGAAACGTGGATCGGGACGGCACCATCTCCTCCATGTTCAGCGGAGGGCGCTGGCTGCGTAAGGGCGTCAAATTCCGGGATGAATAACCCTTCCCCCGCATCTGCCATGGAATTGGAGCCATACACGGAAGAACTCCGGGGCTGCCCCGTGAAGGGGAACGCCTATCCCGTGCTCGTGCTGGGCGTGGGCAACCCGCTCATGGGGGATGACGGCATAGGCGTGGAGCTTGCCCACCGTCTTCAGGAACGGGACTACGGCCCGCTGGTCCATGTGGAGGAGGGAGGCACGCTGGGAATGACCCTGCTGCCCCTGCTGGAAGACGCGGATACGGTCATCCTGCTGGACGCCGTCAAGACGGGGGCCCCGCCCGGAACCGTCGTCACGCGCAGCCGGGACGAACTCCCCCGCCATTTCTCCCTCGTCATTTCCCCGCACCAGATCGGCATGAAGGAAGTGCTGGGCGCGGCCCAGCTGTGCGGAACCCTGCCGCGCATCATCACGCTGGTGGGGGTGGAGGCCGGGCATACGGACTTCTGCCAGCCCATGTCCGCGGAAGTGCGGGAGGCCGTGCCGCAGGCACTGGACCTGGTGGAAACCCTCATCGCCCGCGCCCTGGAGGAATACCAGGCCCGGAAAGACGCGCATGCATGAAGTAGGCATCATGGAGGGGGCGCTGGACATGGCCCGGCGGCTCATGGAAAAGAACGGGGGAACCCGGCTGATGCGCGTGCACATGACCATCGGCAGCCTGAGCGGCGTGGTGCCGGAAGCCCTGCAATCCGCCTTCCTGGCCCTGAAGGACGCGTATGTCGCGCAGGACGCCGCCCTGGACGTCACGTGGGTGGAGGCCCTGTGCCGCTGCGACGCTTGCAGCGCGGATTTTTCCTTCACGGAGCACGGCTATATCTGCCCCGGCTGCGGAGACCCCGCCCTGGCCATCCTCCGGGGACGGGAACTGGAACTGACCCGGGTGGAATGGGAGTGAACCGCGCTTTTCCCGTCCGGAAGAAAATAAGGTGAATTTACCCGAACATTTTACCCGCCCGGACGGTCTAATACCATTGGCGCGCATCCACCGCGCCTCAAACGTCAAACCAACTATGTAACCAGCGTCATGAGCAATATCAACCCATTCATTCTAACAGGGATGATGCCGCTTTCAGCCTCATCCATGAACCGCGTCTCCTACATGTGCCCGGTCACCATCAGCAATGACGTGGTGCAGGGCCAGACGGACATTCAGGATTCCCTCACCGTTGATTCCGGCGGCAATCTTTACATCATCAACGCCCCCGTTTACGTGGGAGGCCCCAACCAGCCGGACCACGGGCACCGCACCGCCCACCTGGTCATCCGTAACGGAGGCACCATGACGCTCCTGGGCAACCTGCCGGACCACATGACCGTTTTCCTGGGAAACAAGGCCAACGGCAGCCTGGAGATCAACGGCGGCCGCCTTCTGATGGGCCAGGGCCGCATTCAGGGCTCCAGAGAGCATGAAGGCAGAATCGCCATGACGGACGGCTGGCTCTTCGCCTCGGAAGTGGACCTGCCCGCCGAGGGCTCGGAACTCGTCATCAAGCACGGCCTGATGCGCATCAAAAAACTTTCCGGCAGCGTATCCACCCACATTTACGGCGGCGTGCTTCACGTGAAGGAGGAAGCCCACGCCAGCCGCATCCATTTGATAGATGACGGCGTGCTGCTTCTGGGCAGCGTCACCAGCCAGCCTTCCGCGGACGTCATGGCCGGAGCGGGCATCAACTTCCGCGGGGACGGCGGCGCGCTGGTCATCCGCGTGCCCCATCCGGAAAACGCGCTGACGCGCACGCGGGAGGCGGAACACGTCTTTGACGAACTGCTCCGGAGGGGCAAGCTCTTCCATGACAGCAAACCCATGACCAGCTTCCAGGGCTTCCACATGAGGGAATTCACCGGGCATGACAGCCTGACGTACGCCGCGCTGCGCCCCTCCGCCCAGCTGCGCGCGGAACAGAACCAGGTCACGCGCCTGCTCCATACGTTCATGTACGGCGGCAGTGAAAAGGACATGCCCATCTGAACCTCTCCGGAAAACGGATCCCATTCCGCAAAAAAGCCGCCGGCGCAGAATGCCGGCGGCTTTTTCATAAATGGGCAAGTGGAAAAAACGTTACTTCAGGAACGTAATCGTGAGGGGCGCCACGTAATCGTAATCCCCGTTCGCCACCTTGACGGCAGTGATAATGGCGAAAACAATCCACGCGATGACGACCGCGGGAGCCAGCACGAAGCCGATCAGGACAAAACATAACAGGAAGGCCGCAATCGAATAAATCGCCCAGGAAATCTGGGCATTCAGAACATTCTTTCCTACCTTGTCCACCAGGGGGTTGGCATCCTTCCAGACCAGCCAGCAGATCAGGGGCGGAATGATGTTCACGCCGGTGGAGAAACCGAAAAAGACGGATACCAGCGGAGAAACCGCCGTAAGAGTGGCCTGGGTCTTGTCGGGCTGTTTTTCAGGGGCGGGTTCCTGAACCGGCTCCTGGATAATTTGTTGTTCTTCGTCCATAAAAAATGCAAGGCGATGGGAAGCGGGAGGGCGAACGGAAACCTCTTCCATTCCTTTCCGCCTCAGTTAACCCCTTTTTCACATATTCCACCCGGTAGTCAAGCTTCCAGACCGTTCGTTTTCCGAATAAAAAGCGTTCTCCTGCAATCATCCTTGCCTCCGCGGCGGGAAGTGGCTACACATGCAGTCCATGACCAACACCCTGACGCTGCTCACCCTCTCCGCCTGCCTGGGGGCCTGTGTTCCCGGCGCGCCGGAAATCCTGCCTCCCGCTTCTTCCGTCACCCGCCGTGAAGCTCTGGAAACCAGCCGGGCCTATACTTCCATGGCCTGGCGGGGCTCTCCCCGGAACGTCCGCCACGGGACGGACGAGGACGGCATCCGGATAGACACGCCGGACGCCTCCGCAGCCGGAGGCCATGCCGGCGCGTGGTGGCGGCCCGGCGCGCGTTCCACCGGCATGCCGTACAAATGGGGCGGGTTCGACACCCCGCGGCAGTTCGCCGAACGCCTGAAGGCGGATGCCGCCAACGGGGGCGCCCCCGCCGCGGCCGGGGACATGGGCACCCCGGAAAAGCAGGCCGCGGGGGATGCCGCCGTCAGCCGCTTTGCCGCCGGGGTGGACTGCTCCGGCTTCGTCTCCCGCTGCTGGCGCCTGTCCAGGCCATTTTCCACACGGGAGCTCCCCGCTCTTTCCATTTCCCTCCCCTCCTGGGATGAGCTGAAAACGGGGGACATCCTGATTGCTCCGGGACGCCATGTGCTCCTGTTCATCCGCTGGGAGGGAGCGGAAAAAGACAGGTTCCTGGGCAGTGAAGCCGGCCCCCTGCCGGTCTGGAAGTGCGCGGAGCGCGTTTTCAGCCGCCCCATGCTGGAGAACAGCGGCTACCGCCCCATGAGGTACAGGGGCATGCGGGACTGAACCGCTGCGCGGAACTCCCCCATCTCCGGCGCTCCAGAATGGCACCGGGAACAGGAACGCCCCGCAAGTCCGGAGACTGCGGGGCGCTGGAAAGAGTGCGGCGCATGCGGCCGCCCGGCTCCGGAAGAAGCCGCCCGGGATTATCCGGGCCGCGCCGCTTCCGGCACGGGCCGTTACAACGGCTGGACGTTCAGATCAAACACCTTCCCCTGGAAGGAGGAGCCGAGCACCTTCAGCGGGAGAACGAAGGTGGAGCGCACGCCCTTCGTGCGGGGTTCAAAGTTTTCGTCCGGATTGCGGAAGCTCTTGAGCACCATGGTGCCCGCAGGCTTGCCGTCAATGAGGAGGGTGGTTTTTTCCGGCTCTCCCACAATTTCCACCTTCACCTTCTTGCCGACGGGCAGCTTGGCGCCGAAGGAGAATTCCAGAGAGTCATCCCGCCGGAAGCCCATGGTGCCGTCCTTCATGACGGCGAACAGCTCCCCTTCCGGGCCGGAAAGCAGAACCTGCTCCTTCCCTTCCGGAGCGGCGGAAAGCTCAAGCTCCATGGTGAGGCGGTAGCCGGGCCCCAGGGCGGGCTGGTTCAACTGCTGGGGCAGCTTGCCCGGAACCACGGAGAAGGGCTTGGAATCCTTCCACTTGTGGAGGGGGTTGGTACGGGGGGCTTCCCCGATGGCCTTGACCAGCTCCCGGTGCTCTTCAAAAGAATCCGGAGCCTTGGCCTTCCCCCACATCTTCTGGGCCAGCACGTCCATGGAGCCGGAAATAACGCCCCAAATGTCATAGGGGGCATAGCCGGAGTGCTTGAGGTCCGTCTCATCATTCCAGACGGCAAAAGCCGCGCCGATGAGCTGGGGATGGCCGGAAGGCAGGGTTTCATTCCCGATGCGGTTGGGAATCCAGTTATTATAAAGCCCCTTGTGGTTCCTGTCCATGCGGTAATAGTTGGCGTAGGGCACCACGTACAGGGCGCCGTCATTGGTATTGATGACGTCGTAACCCAGGTTCACGGCCTCCCAGGCCCTCATCCATCCGGTACTCCAGAGGTTCATTTGAACGCCCTTGCTCACCACGGGGGTTTTGCCGGGCTTGGTGCTCAGGCTGCCCCAGATGCGGGGCGTATAACCGCGCTTCAGGGCGTGCTTCAGCACGGCGTCCGCAAAATGGCGGTAATCCTCCTTGTTGCCGTAAAACTCGTCCGCGCCCACATGCACCACCTTGCTGCCGAACACCGGGCGGCCCAGTTTGGGGTCTTTCAGCAAATACTCGTCAAATACCTTGCCCACCAGGCTGATCGTCTCCGGGTTGGCGGCGTCCAGCATCTCGCTGCGGCGCTTTTCATGGTTCATGGGGCCCTTGTAAATGAGGTCCGGGCGCAGGCGGGTGAAGGAAAGCGCGTGACCGGGAGTGTCAATCTCCGGAACGATGCTGATGCCGCGGCGTTCGGCGTAATCCACCAGATCCGCAAACTCCTTCTTGGTGTAGAAAAGGTCCTTCGCCGTAAGAGGAACGCCGTCCTTGCCCTTCATGTTGGATTCCAGGCGGAAGGCGGCATAGAGCTCCTTGAACGGATCGCGGCCCTTGTCCACATACATTTCATGGAAAATGAAGTTATTGTTGATGACCAGGTGCAGATCATTCATCTTGTACCAGGCCATGGTGCGGATCACGTCCCTGAGGTAGCTGAGGGGATAGGGCGTACGCGCAATATCAAGCATGAAGCCGCGCAGCTCATAGCGCGGGAAATCCACTGCCGTGCCGCAGGGAACGCTGCCGGGGGTCTGGCGCAGCATCTGCAGCAGCGTGCGCGTGCCCCAGAACAGCCCGGTGGGCGTAGCCGCGCCAATGCGGACGCCGTCCCTGGTCACCTGGAGCCTGTACCCCTCCTTGCCCAGGTTGCCGCCTTTCAGCAGGGAAAAGGAAATATCCGCCTTCGCGCCGGGCGGGACAAGCTTGACCTTCTTCCCCGCCACGTCTTCCAGATCAGCCGTGAATATCTGCGCCAGCTCTTTTTCCGGGCAGGCTACGGAAACCGTGTTCCCCAGCTTGTACTCGCCCTGGCCGCCCTTCCATTGCAGGATTTCCGGAATGATACGCGGCTTGGGATTGCCCTGGGCGGCGTCCGGGGCCTGCAGCATGATTTCATAATCCTTGCTGATGGCTTCCTTGCCGTCCTTGGTCACCTTGAAGCTGACGTTGACGGGGGTGTCTGAAATAACGGGGGCTATCTTTCCCTTGCTGTTAACAAGCTGCTCATAGTCGGCCCCCAGGAATTTGATCTGGGCTCCGGAGGCGCTTGGCATCGGCAGTTGTTTCGCGCCCGCTTTCACCGGAGGGATGGTGAGGGAATCCGCAATCTGCTTGGCGTCCTGCCCCATCAAGGGAGATGCGGCAAAAGCGGCGATCATCAGGAATAGGTTCTTCTTCATGTTATCGTGTCGTTTCAGGGAAAAGGAGGATCTGATTCGTGCCAAGAACTACGCGCCCGCCGTCCTTTTCTTGCAGGGAAAGGGGAAAAAGCGGGTGAATTCTCCTTCGTTCCGCCGTCCGGGCAGGCATTCCGCCGGGCGGATTGCCGCGCGTCAGGTTTCATGAAGGAAAACCGCCGGGCCCGGGAGGACCGGCCAATCTTGTTCAGGCAAGTTATTATCTCAAACATCCCGTTCTTGGCGAGATTAAAAAACAGGCACGCTCCGGACGCGGGAATGCGCCCGGAAGGTAAACGCCCTGCCGGACAAAAAAAGGGGCCGGACCTCCAATCAGGAAATCCGGCCCCGGACAGGGGGAAAAGGGAAGGAGAAATCAGGCGCGGATGTCGATCACCTCCCCGGCGGGGAAGCGCACCTTGGCCTCGCGGGCGTAATC
The genomic region above belongs to Akkermansia massiliensis and contains:
- a CDS encoding cytochrome b/b6 domain-containing protein, whose amino-acid sequence is MKTTLIDKDLTLAVEDAIPASPVYTPEEILALAVCASPNGSTDPGDLALLHAARERGVALPYAQQENSWEAPSRERPYSTAMLKAADKEDAAPFMVARGSLKALEKLCEVSHLEKERMNKAFEEYSPSGFEPVAVAVHRPGAPWRLLGVVPMHAMRDVRRLSMAKANFRYFHVWDWPLRVLHWTWVFCIIGLASTGICIAEGWFLKMGDLHGAFQFGTLRFVHYALGWTLVVVMMLRFSCFFMASNKYQSFRALFPISRQQWKDLFTTAVDYVFARSYDGPRYIGHNPLQQWTYTGVYVLFTTMVVTGLALYALYEPRHWFYHWFMPLNDLIGVPYVRLVHLIGMWCFIIFAMVHVYLSILSGNVDRDGTISSMFSGGRWLRKGVKFRDE
- a CDS encoding family 20 glycosylhydrolase, producing MKKNLFLMIAAFAASPLMGQDAKQIADSLTIPPVKAGAKQLPMPSASGAQIKFLGADYEQLVNSKGKIAPVISDTPVNVSFKVTKDGKEAISKDYEIMLQAPDAAQGNPKPRIIPEILQWKGGQGEYKLGNTVSVACPEKELAQIFTADLEDVAGKKVKLVPPGAKADISFSLLKGGNLGKEGYRLQVTRDGVRIGAATPTGLFWGTRTLLQMLRQTPGSVPCGTAVDFPRYELRGFMLDIARTPYPLSYLRDVIRTMAWYKMNDLHLVINNNFIFHEMYVDKGRDPFKELYAAFRLESNMKGKDGVPLTAKDLFYTKKEFADLVDYAERRGISIVPEIDTPGHALSFTRLRPDLIYKGPMNHEKRRSEMLDAANPETISLVGKVFDEYLLKDPKLGRPVFGSKVVHVGADEFYGNKEDYRHFADAVLKHALKRGYTPRIWGSLSTKPGKTPVVSKGVQMNLWSTGWMRAWEAVNLGYDVINTNDGALYVVPYANYYRMDRNHKGLYNNWIPNRIGNETLPSGHPQLIGAAFAVWNDETDLKHSGYAPYDIWGVISGSMDVLAQKMWGKAKAPDSFEEHRELVKAIGEAPRTNPLHKWKDSKPFSVVPGKLPQQLNQPALGPGYRLTMELELSAAPEGKEQVLLSGPEGELFAVMKDGTMGFRRDDSLEFSFGAKLPVGKKVKVEIVGEPEKTTLLIDGKPAGTMVLKSFRNPDENFEPRTKGVRSTFVLPLKVLGSSFQGKVFDLNVQPL
- a CDS encoding hydrogenase maturation nickel metallochaperone HypA, translating into MHEVGIMEGALDMARRLMEKNGGTRLMRVHMTIGSLSGVVPEALQSAFLALKDAYVAQDAALDVTWVEALCRCDACSADFSFTEHGYICPGCGDPALAILRGRELELTRVEWE
- a CDS encoding HyaD/HybD family hydrogenase maturation endopeptidase, with the translated sequence MELEPYTEELRGCPVKGNAYPVLVLGVGNPLMGDDGIGVELAHRLQERDYGPLVHVEEGGTLGMTLLPLLEDADTVILLDAVKTGAPPGTVVTRSRDELPRHFSLVISPHQIGMKEVLGAAQLCGTLPRIITLVGVEAGHTDFCQPMSAEVREAVPQALDLVETLIARALEEYQARKDAHA
- a CDS encoding DUF4870 domain-containing protein; this translates as MDEEQQIIQEPVQEPAPEKQPDKTQATLTAVSPLVSVFFGFSTGVNIIPPLICWLVWKDANPLVDKVGKNVLNAQISWAIYSIAAFLLCFVLIGFVLAPAVVIAWIVFAIITAVKVANGDYDYVAPLTITFLK